In Chelonoidis abingdonii isolate Lonesome George unplaced genomic scaffold, CheloAbing_2.0 scaffold0609, whole genome shotgun sequence, the following proteins share a genomic window:
- the LOC116832003 gene encoding olfactory receptor 14A16-like, whose protein sequence is MSNQTTMTKFLLLGFSDVPELQILHFVVFLVLYLASLIGNLLIITAIALNHQLHTPMYFFLMNLSILDLGSVSVTIPKSMANSVMNTRSISYSGCLAQVFFFLFFVSADFAILTIMAYNRYVAICQPLHYERVMNRRACVQMAVSAWISIILYSALHTGNTFAISFCGGNMVDQFFCEVPQLLKLACSNSNLSEVGFLIFSVCLASSCFVFIIVSYVQLSTTLLRIPSEQGQHKAFSTCLPHLIVVFLFICSGTFAYLKPTCSSTSGLDLMVAVLYSVLPPMMNPIIYSMRNKELKGALSKLIGWRLFSKNKMSIFLRQ, encoded by the coding sequence ATGTCCAACCAAACCACTATGACCAAAttccttctcctgggattctctgatgttccagaactgcagattttacactttgtggtgtttctagTGCTTTACCTGGCATCCCTAATTGGGAACCTTCTCATCATCACAGCCATAGCTCTCAACCACCaacttcacacccccatgtacttcttcctgatgaATCTGTCCATCCTAGACCTTGGCTCTGTCTCTGTCACCATCCCCAAATCGATGGCCAACTCCGTCATGAACACCAGATCAATTTCTTATTCTGGATGTCTTGCCCaagtcttttttttcttattctttgttTCAGCAGATTTTGCCATACTGACCATCATGGCGTACAACCGATATGTTGCCATCtgccaaccactgcactatgAGAGAGTGATGAACAGAAGAGCTTGTGTCCAAATGGCAGTCAGTGCCTGGATCAGTATTATTCTCTATTCTGCATTGCACACTGGAAACACGTTTGCAATATCCTTCTGTGGAGGCAACATGGtggatcagttcttctgtgaagTCCCCCAGCTCCTCAAGCTCGCTTGCTCTAACTCAAATCTCAGTGAAGTTGGGTTTCTCATCTTTAGTGTGTGCTTAGCCTCAAGCTGCTTTGTTTTCATAATCGTGTCATATGTTCAGCTCTCCACCACATTGTTGAGAATCccctctgagcagggccagcataaagccttctccacctgcctccctcacctCATTGTGGTCTTCTTGTTTATTTGCTCTGGGACCTTTGCCTACTTGAAACCCACCTGCAGCTCAACCTCAGGCCTGGATCTCATGGTGGCTGTTCTCTATTCTGTGTTGCCACCAATGATGAATCCGATCATCTATAGCATGAGAAACAAAGAGCTCAAAGGTGCACTGAGTAAACTGATAGGTTGGAGGTTATTCTCTAAGAATAAAATGTCCATATTTCTCCGTCAGTAA